In Nocardioides marinus, one DNA window encodes the following:
- a CDS encoding PIN domain-containing protein, producing MAKDTDGRRLRLLIDTNIVIAHEDEDEPHTNARRAQRLVREARDLGFEVLISHGTVQDVLRADEPRRSRRRSSLNKHYTQLRPVSPDPDLRERFPPNLEDNDSSDLQILSVFATGAAIALVTEDRKMRNRAAQAGLKRVLNLDDALDWLAGLRAPELRNAAGVERVEAYQIPLRAPIFDSLRNDYPDFEGWWRDKVVDQRRTVLVLGDHDAPEGVAVLKDESDESDLADRVLKISTFKVAEGLGRARRGELLLRAVVDHAVGSGFDAAYLTVWEHHGDLIGWLGRFGFFHHGATAEGELVLAKHFVPPPGAAALAPLPHHVAYGPRSLRVERVFWVPIQDRFHSRLLPDSDEQRSLMGNEACGNAIRKAYLCRANTRQLRPGDTLGFLRTGAGTSRVTAVGVVENTLASRDPAEVAAFVTGRTVYSLREIRRMCEVGEVLAVLFRFDRRLEPPWLLDDLKQRGALNGPPQSITAATEEGTTWVREQLGG from the coding sequence ATGGCGAAGGACACCGACGGCCGCCGGCTGCGGCTGCTCATCGACACCAACATCGTCATCGCGCACGAGGACGAGGACGAGCCGCACACCAACGCGCGGCGCGCCCAACGGCTGGTCCGCGAGGCGCGCGACCTCGGCTTCGAGGTGCTCATCAGCCACGGCACCGTTCAAGACGTGCTCCGAGCCGACGAGCCGCGCCGCAGCCGACGACGCAGCTCCCTGAACAAGCACTACACCCAGCTGCGCCCCGTCTCGCCGGACCCGGACCTCCGCGAACGCTTCCCGCCCAACCTCGAGGACAACGACAGCTCAGACCTCCAGATCCTGTCGGTCTTCGCGACCGGTGCCGCCATCGCGCTCGTCACCGAGGACCGCAAGATGCGCAACCGCGCCGCCCAGGCAGGGCTGAAGCGCGTCCTGAACCTCGACGACGCCCTCGACTGGCTGGCGGGCCTGCGCGCCCCCGAGCTGCGCAATGCCGCGGGGGTCGAACGGGTCGAGGCCTACCAGATCCCGCTGCGCGCCCCCATCTTCGACAGCCTGCGCAACGACTACCCGGACTTCGAGGGCTGGTGGCGCGACAAGGTCGTGGACCAGCGACGCACCGTGCTGGTGCTCGGCGACCACGACGCGCCCGAAGGGGTCGCCGTCCTCAAGGACGAGTCCGACGAGAGCGATCTCGCCGACCGGGTCCTGAAGATCTCGACGTTCAAGGTCGCCGAGGGGCTGGGCCGGGCCAGGCGCGGTGAGCTGCTGCTCCGTGCGGTCGTGGACCACGCCGTCGGCAGCGGCTTCGACGCGGCCTACCTCACGGTCTGGGAGCACCACGGGGACCTCATCGGATGGCTGGGCCGCTTCGGCTTCTTCCACCACGGCGCCACGGCCGAGGGCGAGCTGGTCCTTGCGAAGCACTTCGTGCCGCCCCCGGGTGCGGCTGCGTTGGCCCCGCTGCCGCACCACGTCGCCTACGGGCCCAGGTCGCTCCGCGTGGAGCGCGTGTTCTGGGTGCCCATCCAGGACCGGTTCCACTCCCGCCTCCTCCCCGACAGCGACGAACAGCGGTCACTGATGGGCAACGAGGCCTGCGGCAACGCCATCCGCAAGGCGTATCTGTGCCGCGCGAACACCCGGCAGCTCCGCCCCGGGGACACCCTCGGCTTCCTGCGGACCGGGGCTGGCACGTCCCGGGTCACCGCTGTCGGCGTCGTCGAGAACACTCTGGCTTCGCGAGACCCCGCGGAGGTGGCCGCGTTCGTCACGGGACGCACCGTCTACAGCCTTCGCGAGATCCGCAGGATGTGCGAGGTTGGGGAGGTGCTCGCGGTGCTGTTCCGGTTCGACCGGCGCCTCGAGCCGCCCTGGCTCCTCGACGACCTGAAGCAACGCGGCGCCCTGAATGGCCCGCCACAGTCCATCACCGCCGCGACCGAGGAGGGAACCACGTGGGTACGCGAGCAGTTGGGCGGGTAG
- a CDS encoding ASCH domain protein yields MGTRAVGRVALLSIHPRYADGILAGAKRVEFRKRPLAADVTHVVVYATAPVSAVVGAFSVEGQHTLTPAELWQRFADVGGIEEDAFAAYYGSRDLGTGIAVGEVLRSAAPMCLRSHLGISHPPQSFRYLAAETAQAVLRQMRPAPAAVSA; encoded by the coding sequence GTGGGTACGCGAGCAGTTGGGCGGGTAGCGCTGCTGTCCATCCACCCCCGCTACGCCGACGGCATCCTGGCCGGCGCGAAGCGGGTCGAGTTCCGCAAGCGCCCCCTTGCGGCCGACGTGACCCACGTCGTGGTCTACGCGACCGCCCCGGTCAGCGCAGTCGTCGGTGCGTTCTCCGTCGAGGGGCAGCACACGCTCACCCCAGCCGAGTTGTGGCAGCGGTTCGCCGACGTCGGTGGCATCGAGGAGGACGCGTTCGCCGCCTACTACGGCAGCCGCGACCTCGGCACCGGCATCGCGGTCGGTGAGGTCCTCCGCAGTGCTGCGCCGATGTGCCTGCGCTCCCATCTTGGCATCTCGCACCCGCCGCAGAGCTTCCGCTACCTCGCCGCCGAGACCGCCCAGGCGGTGCTCCGCCAGATGCGGCCGGCACCCGCGGCCGTGTCTGCCTGA
- a CDS encoding MucR family transcriptional regulator: MTVTDEGRAVVCHACGEPLAGVSAAHARRHGLSLVAYRERFGLNRKTSLIAPALAEMRRVEGQRRWVENAAVREGLAVGQALARSGALYELGAKAQPAGTRREQGRLAASREGASPALRADRERRSSAARERWTSAATGLGFASLEAYLAQRRAEGASAHRLRGELGCGGSSAERLLRAP; this comes from the coding sequence ATGACGGTGACGGACGAGGGGCGTGCGGTGGTGTGCCACGCGTGCGGGGAGCCCCTGGCGGGGGTGTCTGCGGCGCACGCGAGGCGTCATGGCCTGTCGTTGGTCGCCTACCGGGAGCGGTTCGGGTTGAACCGGAAGACGTCGCTGATCGCGCCGGCGTTGGCGGAGATGCGGCGTGTGGAGGGTCAGCGTCGGTGGGTGGAGAACGCGGCGGTTCGCGAGGGGTTGGCCGTCGGGCAGGCGTTGGCGCGATCGGGTGCGTTGTACGAGCTCGGTGCCAAGGCACAGCCGGCGGGGACCCGGCGAGAGCAGGGGCGGTTGGCCGCGTCCCGGGAAGGTGCGTCGCCGGCGTTGCGCGCTGATCGCGAGCGGCGGTCGTCGGCGGCTCGGGAACGGTGGACATCTGCGGCGACCGGCTTGGGTTTCGCGTCGTTGGAGGCCTACTTGGCGCAGCGGAGAGCTGAGGGCGCTTCGGCGCATCGGCTGCGCGGAGAGCTGGGATGTGGCGGGTCGTCCGCTGAGCGACTCCTGCGGGCGCCATAG